Proteins from a genomic interval of Diceros bicornis minor isolate mBicDic1 chromosome 34, mDicBic1.mat.cur, whole genome shotgun sequence:
- the PPP2R1A gene encoding serine/threonine-protein phosphatase 2A 65 kDa regulatory subunit A alpha isoform isoform X1 has protein sequence MAAADGDDSLYPIAVLIDELRNEDVQLRLNSIKKLSTIALALGVERTRSELLPFLTDTIYDEDEVLLALAEQLGTFTTLVGGPEYVHCLLPPLESLATVEETVVRDKAVESLRAISHEHSPSDLEAHFVPLVKRLAGGDWFTSRTSACGLFSVCYPRVSSAVKAELRQYFRNLCSDDTPMVRRAAASKLGEFAKVLELDNVKSEIIPMFSNLASDEQDSVRLLAVEACVNIAQLLPQEDLEALVMPTLRQAAEDKSWRVRYMVADKFTELQKAVGPEITKTDLVPAFQNLMKDCEAEVRAAASHKVKEFCENLSPDCRENVIMTQILPCIKELVSDANQHVKSALASVIMGLSPILGKDNTIEHLLPLFLAQLKDECPEVRLNIISNLDCVNEVIGIRQLSQSLLPAIVELAEDAKWRVRLAIIEYMPLLAGQLGVEFFDEKLNSLCMAWLVDHVYAIREAATSNLKKLVEKFGKEWAHATIIPKVLAMSGDPNYLHRMTTLFCINVLSEVCGQDITTKHMLPTVLRMAGDPVANVRFNVAKSLQKIGPILDNSPAHSSPPSSTLQSEVKPILEKLTQDQDVDVKYFAQEALTVLSLA, from the exons ACACCATCTACGATGAGGATGAGGTCCTCTTGGCCCTGGCGGAACAGCTGGGAACCTTCACCACTCTGGTGGGAGGCCCTGAATACGTGCACTGCCTGCTG CCGCCCCTGGAGTCACTGGCCACAGTGGAGGAGACAGTGGTGCGGGACAAGGCGGTGGAGTCCTTGCGGGCCATCTCACATGAGCACTCACCCTCCGACCTCGAGGCCCACTTCGTGCCACTAGTGAAGCGGCTGGCGGGTGGCGACTGGTTCACCTCCCGCACCTCGGCCTGCGGCCTCTTCTCCGTCTGCTACCCCCGTGTGTCCAGCGCTGTCAAGGCGGAACTTCGACA GTACTTCCGGAACCTGTGCTCAGATGACACCCCCATGGTGCGGCGGGCCGCAGCCTCCAAGCTGGGGGAGTTCGCCAAGGTGCTAGAGCTGGACAACGTCAAGAGTGAGATCATCCCCATGTTCTCCAACCTGGCCTCTGACGAGCAG GACTCGGTGCGGCTGCTGGCTGTGGAGGCGTGTGTGAACATTGCCCAGCTCTTGCCCCAGGAGGATCTGGAGGCCCTGGTGATGCCAACCCTGCGTCAGGCTGCTGAGGACAAGTCCTGGCGCGTCCGATACATGGTGGCCGACAAGTTCACAGAG CTCCAGAAAGCAGTGGGGCCTGAAATCACCAAGACAGACCTGGTCCCTGCCTTCCAGAACCTCATGAAAGACTGTGAGGCCGAGGTGAGGGCCGCAGCCTCCCACAAGGTCAAAG AATTCTGTGAAAATCTGTCACCTGACTGTCGGGAGAATGTGATCATGACCCAGATTTTGCCCTGCATCAAG GAGCTGGTGTCAGATGCCAACCAACACGTCAAGTCAGCCCTTGCCTCGGTCATCATGGGCCTCTCTCCCATCCTGGGCAAAGACAACACCATCGAGCACCTCCTGCCCCTCTTCCTGGCTCAGCTGAAGGATGAG TGTCCAGAGGTGCGGCTGAACATCATCTCCAACCTGGACTGCGTAAATGAGGTGATCGGCATCCGGCAGCTGTCCCAGTCCCTGCTGCCCGCCATCGTAGAGCTGGCTGAGGATGCCAAGTGGCGAGTGCGGCTGGCCATCATTGAGTATATGCCCTTGCTGGCTGGACAGCTG GGGGTGGAGTTCTTTGATGAGAAACTCAACTCCTTGTGCATGGCCTGGCTCGTGGATCACG TCTATGCCATCCGTGAGGCGGCTACCAGCAACCTGAAAAAGCTGGTGGAGAAGTTTGGGAAGGAGTGGGCCCATGCCACTATCATCCCCAAGGTCTTGGCCATGTCTGGGGACCCCAACTACCTGCACCGCATGACTACGCTCTTCTGCATCAAT GTGCTGTCTGAGGTCTGTGGGCAGGACATCACCACCAAGCACATGCTGCCCACGGTCCTGCGTATGGCTGGGGACCCCGTCGCCAATGTCCGCTTCAACGTGGCCAAGTCGCTCCAGAAGATAGGGCCCATCCTGGACAACAG CCCAGCTCACTCTTCCCCTCCTTCCAGCACACTGCAGAGTGAAGTCAAGCCCATCCTAGAGAAGCTGACTCAGGACCAGGATGTAGACGTCAAGTACTTTGCCCAGGAGGCTCTGACTG TTCTGTCTCTTGCCTGA
- the PPP2R1A gene encoding serine/threonine-protein phosphatase 2A 65 kDa regulatory subunit A alpha isoform isoform X2 yields MAAADGDDSLYPIAVLIDELRNEDVQLRLNSIKKLSTIALALGVERTRSELLPFLTDTIYDEDEVLLALAEQLGTFTTLVGGPEYVHCLLPPLESLATVEETVVRDKAVESLRAISHEHSPSDLEAHFVPLVKRLAGGDWFTSRTSACGLFSVCYPRVSSAVKAELRQYFRNLCSDDTPMVRRAAASKLGEFAKVLELDNVKSEIIPMFSNLASDEQDSVRLLAVEACVNIAQLLPQEDLEALVMPTLRQAAEDKSWRVRYMVADKFTELQKAVGPEITKTDLVPAFQNLMKDCEAEVRAAASHKVKEFCENLSPDCRENVIMTQILPCIKELVSDANQHVKSALASVIMGLSPILGKDNTIEHLLPLFLAQLKDECPEVRLNIISNLDCVNEVIGIRQLSQSLLPAIVELAEDAKWRVRLAIIEYMPLLAGQLGVEFFDEKLNSLCMAWLVDHVYAIREAATSNLKKLVEKFGKEWAHATIIPKVLAMSGDPNYLHRMTTLFCINVLSEVCGQDITTKHMLPTVLRMAGDPVANVRFNVAKSLQKIGPILDNSTLQSEVKPILEKLTQDQDVDVKYFAQEALTVLSLA; encoded by the exons ACACCATCTACGATGAGGATGAGGTCCTCTTGGCCCTGGCGGAACAGCTGGGAACCTTCACCACTCTGGTGGGAGGCCCTGAATACGTGCACTGCCTGCTG CCGCCCCTGGAGTCACTGGCCACAGTGGAGGAGACAGTGGTGCGGGACAAGGCGGTGGAGTCCTTGCGGGCCATCTCACATGAGCACTCACCCTCCGACCTCGAGGCCCACTTCGTGCCACTAGTGAAGCGGCTGGCGGGTGGCGACTGGTTCACCTCCCGCACCTCGGCCTGCGGCCTCTTCTCCGTCTGCTACCCCCGTGTGTCCAGCGCTGTCAAGGCGGAACTTCGACA GTACTTCCGGAACCTGTGCTCAGATGACACCCCCATGGTGCGGCGGGCCGCAGCCTCCAAGCTGGGGGAGTTCGCCAAGGTGCTAGAGCTGGACAACGTCAAGAGTGAGATCATCCCCATGTTCTCCAACCTGGCCTCTGACGAGCAG GACTCGGTGCGGCTGCTGGCTGTGGAGGCGTGTGTGAACATTGCCCAGCTCTTGCCCCAGGAGGATCTGGAGGCCCTGGTGATGCCAACCCTGCGTCAGGCTGCTGAGGACAAGTCCTGGCGCGTCCGATACATGGTGGCCGACAAGTTCACAGAG CTCCAGAAAGCAGTGGGGCCTGAAATCACCAAGACAGACCTGGTCCCTGCCTTCCAGAACCTCATGAAAGACTGTGAGGCCGAGGTGAGGGCCGCAGCCTCCCACAAGGTCAAAG AATTCTGTGAAAATCTGTCACCTGACTGTCGGGAGAATGTGATCATGACCCAGATTTTGCCCTGCATCAAG GAGCTGGTGTCAGATGCCAACCAACACGTCAAGTCAGCCCTTGCCTCGGTCATCATGGGCCTCTCTCCCATCCTGGGCAAAGACAACACCATCGAGCACCTCCTGCCCCTCTTCCTGGCTCAGCTGAAGGATGAG TGTCCAGAGGTGCGGCTGAACATCATCTCCAACCTGGACTGCGTAAATGAGGTGATCGGCATCCGGCAGCTGTCCCAGTCCCTGCTGCCCGCCATCGTAGAGCTGGCTGAGGATGCCAAGTGGCGAGTGCGGCTGGCCATCATTGAGTATATGCCCTTGCTGGCTGGACAGCTG GGGGTGGAGTTCTTTGATGAGAAACTCAACTCCTTGTGCATGGCCTGGCTCGTGGATCACG TCTATGCCATCCGTGAGGCGGCTACCAGCAACCTGAAAAAGCTGGTGGAGAAGTTTGGGAAGGAGTGGGCCCATGCCACTATCATCCCCAAGGTCTTGGCCATGTCTGGGGACCCCAACTACCTGCACCGCATGACTACGCTCTTCTGCATCAAT GTGCTGTCTGAGGTCTGTGGGCAGGACATCACCACCAAGCACATGCTGCCCACGGTCCTGCGTATGGCTGGGGACCCCGTCGCCAATGTCCGCTTCAACGTGGCCAAGTCGCTCCAGAAGATAGGGCCCATCCTGGACAACAG CACACTGCAGAGTGAAGTCAAGCCCATCCTAGAGAAGCTGACTCAGGACCAGGATGTAGACGTCAAGTACTTTGCCCAGGAGGCTCTGACTG TTCTGTCTCTTGCCTGA